A genomic region of Nostoc sp. UHCC 0702 contains the following coding sequences:
- the hflX gene encoding GTPase HflX — METIFGNLQGLKSSQLKQLQRLYHQRIPGDRITTPEFSQRLAAISTEINQPVCAYLNRRGQVIRVGVGTPRITQIPPLELPRYGAERLSGIRCIATHLKSEPPNDAALTAMALQRLDALVVINITGTGFTRRGGGAAGYVKEAYLAHLTPQETRTLMTSPAGFKIEENQVQSPSWTISPPLSLDMLAQQDFIDLVEGLEEEFRREFVAQEVDADHDRVLIVGVITDEITPQRFQDILAELARLVDTAGGDVLQTVQQKRSRIHPQTVVGEGKVQEIALTAQTLGANLVVFDRDLSPAQVRNLEAQIGIRVVDRTEVILDIFAQRAQSRAGKLQVELAQLEYMLPRLTGRGQAMSRLGGGIGTRGPGETKLETERRAIGRRISRLQQEVDQLQAHRSRLRQRRQHQEVPSVALVGYTNAGKSTLLNALTNAEVYTADQLFATLDPTTRRLVISHAETGETQEILLTDTVGFIHELPASLMDAFRATLEEVTEADALLHLVDLSHPAWLSHIRSVREILAAMPVTPGPALVAFNKIDQVDSETLALAQEEFPLAVFISASQRLGLETLRQRLAQLVQYAVDSR; from the coding sequence ATAGAGACTATCTTCGGAAACTTGCAAGGTCTAAAGTCCAGCCAGCTGAAGCAACTACAGCGGCTGTACCACCAGCGCATACCAGGCGATCGCATCACCACGCCTGAGTTTTCCCAGCGTTTGGCGGCAATTAGTACAGAAATCAATCAACCTGTGTGTGCTTACCTCAACCGTCGCGGACAAGTGATTCGTGTAGGGGTAGGCACACCGCGAATTACGCAAATTCCACCGCTGGAATTGCCCCGTTACGGTGCAGAACGTCTCAGCGGTATTCGTTGTATCGCTACCCATCTCAAATCAGAACCGCCCAATGATGCGGCACTGACAGCTATGGCGCTACAACGTTTAGATGCTCTGGTAGTCATAAATATTACCGGGACAGGATTTACACGTCGGGGAGGAGGCGCTGCGGGGTATGTCAAAGAAGCTTATTTAGCTCACCTGACACCCCAAGAAACTCGTACTTTAATGACTAGTCCTGCTGGATTCAAGATCGAGGAAAACCAAGTCCAATCACCAAGTTGGACTATATCGCCGCCTCTAAGCTTGGATATGCTGGCACAGCAGGATTTTATCGACTTGGTGGAAGGACTCGAAGAGGAATTCCGCCGGGAATTCGTCGCCCAAGAAGTAGATGCTGACCACGATCGCGTGCTAATTGTGGGAGTAATTACCGATGAAATTACTCCCCAAAGATTCCAAGACATCTTGGCGGAATTAGCACGGTTAGTAGATACAGCTGGGGGAGATGTATTACAGACAGTACAACAAAAGCGATCGCGTATTCATCCTCAAACCGTAGTCGGCGAAGGCAAGGTGCAAGAAATCGCCCTGACAGCTCAAACCTTGGGAGCGAATCTCGTCGTCTTTGACCGCGACCTCTCACCCGCCCAAGTCCGCAACTTAGAAGCACAAATTGGGATTCGAGTAGTTGACCGCACAGAAGTAATTTTAGATATCTTTGCCCAACGCGCTCAATCCCGTGCTGGTAAGTTGCAAGTAGAACTCGCACAGCTAGAATACATGCTGCCGCGACTAACTGGAAGAGGTCAAGCGATGTCTCGATTGGGGGGTGGTATTGGTACTCGCGGCCCTGGTGAAACCAAACTAGAAACTGAACGCCGTGCTATTGGGCGGCGCATTTCCCGACTGCAACAAGAAGTAGACCAATTACAGGCACATCGTTCGCGCTTAAGACAGCGACGACAGCATCAGGAAGTTCCCTCAGTGGCTTTGGTTGGTTATACCAACGCCGGCAAGTCCACCTTGCTCAATGCCCTGACTAATGCTGAGGTGTACACAGCCGACCAGTTGTTTGCTACTCTTGACCCCACCACCCGCCGCCTGGTCATTTCCCATGCCGAGACTGGCGAAACCCAGGAAATTCTGCTTACAGATACAGTAGGGTTCATACACGAACTACCTGCATCGTTAATGGATGCCTTCCGCGCCACCTTGGAGGAAGTCACAGAAGCCGATGCTCTACTGCATTTAGTAGATTTGTCTCACCCTGCTTGGTTGAGTCATATTCGCTCAGTTAGGGAAATCCTCGCAGCAATGCCAGTCACTCCCGGCCCGGCGTTGGTTGCCTTTAACAAAATTGATCAAGTGGATAGCGAAACTCTAGCTCTAGCTCAGGAAGAGTTTCCTCTAGCAGTGTTTATTTCAGCAAGCCAGCGCTTGGGATTAGAAACCCTACGCCAGCGCCTTGCACAATTAGTGCAATATGCTGTTGACTCTCGGTAA